Within Trichoderma atroviride chromosome 2, complete sequence, the genomic segment CTGTCTTGGCATTTCCGGGGCAGTCCCATTGGAGGAAAATATGTGGTGCGTAGGATCTAGAGCTTACCTACGTACCTCAATGTAGGCTCTTGAATAGATGAGAATagtgcagctgctgcaaatgATACGAAAAACAGCCTGACTTCTTCCTCAAAACACCCTCATGTAATGCTCTTTTGGGAATGTACTGACACATTTTTTCTCGAATCATCAGAGCCTTCCTTTCTCGTATACCCTCCATACTCAATATTTACGCAAGGATGGGCGATTTCAGAATTTCCAAATGAACACAGAGGAACAACCTTCctattaaagcttaatttagGGTGTGATATAAAGTTGTGGGGACCTACAGCAAGTGCTACTGTTTGCAACTCTAATCGGGGTTTAACAACAACCCCTAACCTTGTAGTCTCGTATTGCTTTAAAGGTTACCATGCTATATAATAGGGGACTACTCTCTCCGCGAGTAGCTAATCGTAGTCTGAGTTGCCTTTCTACCATACACTGCTTTCAGCGTTATTACAAACACAAAACACCATGCGCTCTTCAATTCTCTTCGCTGCTGCCACAGCTGGCACTGGCTCTCTAGCCTACACGATTCCCGCCAACCTCCAAGCAATCTATAATGCTCACAAGGTCAGCGCTTTGTCCAAGTTTCAGTCCTGAGCACCACTAATACGAATTCTACCTCAACAGGCAGGAACTTGCGCCACTCCGCTCTCAGGGACCTCCTCTTCTGGAGCTGTATTCTGTGGAGATATCCCAAATGCTATCTTCTTGAAAGGAAGCAATGGAAATTATGACAACATGGACGTCGATTGCGATGGCTCCGACGATAAGGCTGGCGACTGCTCAAATGATCCTACTGGATATGGCGAGACAGCGTTCAAGGACACCGTGCAATCTTACGGCATTTCCGACTTGAATGCCAACATCCATCCATATGTCGTTTTCAACGAGCCACCTTTTTTCAATGCCGAGCAACATGGCATGAAGCCGCTGAGTGTCATGGCTGTTGTTTGCAACAATCAAGTGGTGAGTTACACCTTTGTGACTTTTATTCCTTTGTGCGCGTCTACGGTGTATGCTTACAAATTTTGCTCTCCTCTTAGTGGTATGGTATCTGGGGCGATACCAACACAGAGCCGACTACAGGCGAAGCAGCTATCTCACTTGCACAGCTGTGCTTCCCCAACGAGGGCCTGAATGGCGACTTTGGACACGGCACCAAGGATGTGCTCTACATTGGTTTCCTTGGCGACGAGGCCGTGCCTGGCAAGAACGGCGCCAACTGGAAAGCGAGCAATGTCTCACAATTCGAAGCCAGTATCAAGTCATTGGGCGATTCGCTCGTCCAGAGTCTTGGAACCTcaagcggcggcggctctgGTGGCGGAGGATCTGGCACCTGCTCCTGGGAGGGCCACTGCATCGGGGCCTCTTGCGGAACTGACGATGACTGTTCGGATGACTTTGTCTGCAGCAACGGCAAGTGTGCGGCGGAATGAGTCTCGGCTGTGTATCAGAGAGTCACTTGGTAGTGGTAGATGGCAGGACGTGAAACCAAATTAATGATATGAAATAAAGAGCATTTACTTGCCTATGCACCCCGTACGCGGAGTCAAGAATCCTTAGAACATGGGATATTTTGGCgaaaatacatgtattgatTGACTGATCCACGCTGGCCCCTTTGGTGAGTCACTGGCCTTTACATATTACCGATGGACTTGGGAAATTCAGCGGCACGAGGGGCTCAGCCACCAATAGGTAACCGAGCAGTTTGCTGCAATACACCAGGGCTTGGCGAAGGGGAGCAGGAATGGCGAGgcagtacatgtaggtaaTCTGCTGGAAAGTCTCTGTGGCGTCGGAAATTGGGCGTCAGCTAGTAGTAATAGGAACGTCGGCACATCTTGAATGACACATCATCCAGATGATGCATGTACAGGAACCTCATCGtagcagcagaaacagcagcatcaataGTACCTGTATACTCCTTCGGCGGGGCAAATGCAACTCTCCGACAATCCTCCAGCGATCCCACAGCGATCCTCAGCCGGGTTCTTTGGCTAGTGCCACCGATGGGCCGAGCACTTAGACATTGAGGTACCCTCTTGGCCCGGTATATAAATGCACTACGTAGAGCTTCCCAGACCATTGCAGACATTCAAGAGATTAGTTTGTCTTGTGGTACTCGTGTTCCTGCTACACCAGCTACACGCGGACTGTATCAATTGCCAATCATTTACTTGCCTCACCATAGAGAATCTCTCCTCATCTCGCCGCACACACTCTTCCGCCAAAGATATATTGCGATAGCTACCAcgcaatggcttccatcACCCTTTACGACATCGCTCACAAGCCCCCCGTAGAGGAGTCGTGCTGTTCACCAAACCCATGGAAAAGCCGGCTGGCGCTCAATTTCAAGGGCGTTCAATACTCGACCTCGTGGGTGGCTATGCCTGACATCTCGAAAGTGCGCCAGAGCCTTGGTCAACCCGCCTCTCGCAAGTTTGCCGACGGCACCGACTTCTATACTCTTCCTGTGATTCAAGATCCTGCGACAAAAGCCACAGTCGGCGACTCATTCGATATCGCGCTCTATTTACAGCGCACATATCCTGActcgggcggcggcgactTGTTCCCCGCTCAGACTCTTGATTACACCTTTATGTCGAGTTACGAGATCCCCATTCCACTGTCGAAGCGTGATGATGGAGGCTTTCCCGAGTACGCTCGATTCAACATCAATGTTGACGCAGCATTCAGCGCTCACGTCCAGCTAATGGTCGAAGGTATGCCGTATGACCCGGCTACGTTTGAGCAGACCAAGGCCGAATTCGTCCGTCGCGCCGGCGTCAGCTGTTGGGAGGACTTTATTCTAACCAAAGAAGCGCGCGAGAAGCTCATGGGGTCATTTGAGAATACGTTGGGCGATCTGGCCAAACTGTTCCTTGCAAATGTTGATGGCCCTTTTCTATTAGGACAGCAGGTCAGCTACGCGGACTTGATCGTTGGCGCCTGGTTGCGGATGGCTCAAATGACTTTGCCAAAGCATGAGTGGGAAGAGGTGCGGCGCTGGCATGGTGGTATATTTGGGCAATTGCATGATGCTCTAGATAAATTCGCCGAGATCAAATAAGACATTACGGCTTGCAAGCCTATACGAAGTTGTATGAGCGAGGTGTTGGGTTCAATAAAATGCAAGGTGCAAAGATTGTCTACAAAGCCATGAAGGTGCAGATTATGGATTTGTGGCTGTTTATCATACATGATGAGTTTTTGGGATGGTTGATGCTTTGTCCACCGAATACTTAGCTAGCAATTCGATCAGTTGTCAGACGTATACGATGTCAGATATCTAGCCCAAATAGTGAATTCCGGTGGTCTTCCCCATGTGATGGTTAGGCATATCTAAAGCTGGCACCGGCGCAATGGAACACTTGACGCATTTCTTCGTGTTTGGTCATAGCATCACGCCCTTCAACATCTTGTTCTCTACTCAGATTCCCAAACCGTATGGTTCGTGCGGATTCTTAATTCCAAAGCTCACCTACGTATTTAGCATCTGAATAGATGCCATGGACACATGAGTCGTCATGTTTTGAAGATTATACATGGAACGATCGGATCGGCATGAACTAGAGGGCTATTTTAAAGGTTCCACGCCAAATTCGTCGCAAAAATACCGCAACCTTGCTCGCGATTGTCATAGTTCAAATTTGTCGCTTTTGTTATTCTTCTGACATCATACATTGTAACCAGCCGCAACTTGTTTCTCAACGATTCtcgccatctgctgcttTGAGATTCGTCTACAAGTGCTGGCGCAGCACCTACTGGCTGTTCGTCGATTATTATCGAATCTAAGGCTAACAAGGTTGCTAATGATTGATTCTGATGCACTAGTTAGTGAAAGCACCTGTTCAACTTGGACAACTTGTATTTTCTGGACAGGCTTTTTGCGCGCAATCACGCCCACAGCCGAGTAAGCTTCCATTTGGTGGGAGAAACTCGCCGTCACGAGACAACACCTCTCTGCCTGCACTCCGTTGGATCGCCGACGCGATTTTCCATTATACTCTTACGTTTGGAGGATAGTTGCATGCAATGTATATATGCATTCTCAATACTAAATGTTTGTTCGCTTTCTCGTGAGATGGATACAAGTGCTTGGCGGGGAGACGCGCCGGTGCCCTTCAAGAGTTCTAGATCCAAGATCTCTAGCTAACCCCAGTCACAACTTCCGATCCCCTCGCGGCACAGTGAAGGAAATTATTGCTTGCATTAGCGCTAAATACTACTCTTCATAGGAGCACTAATACACCTGCCGTCTCCAAGCGGCCTGGAAATTTGAAGCCTCCACCGCTTCTAGCTGGGAATTCCCAGCTTAAATTCATTCAGCTCCCAGCGCTATTGAGATGTTAGCGTCTGCCAACTGGACTAGACGACGATTCGATGCAAGGGAGGCAAATTATTCGCCTACTCGAGTCTGGCACAGGAGAGTGAGAAAATGTTATAAGGGAGTTGGCTTCTACTAGCTTCTCAAGCTCCTATCTTCATCCATCTACAATTTATTTCTGTTGGATGTCTTTCAAAATGCATTCTCCAGGTAAAGCCTTTGTGTTGGGCGTCCTGTTCTCGCTGCTATCTCTCTGTTTTACTGCCAATGCACTGAACATCCCACCAGCAGACTCTGTGGAGAAACGAACATCTGGCTGCAATGCTTGCGCTAGGagagatgttgctgctgtgatCAAGACATTTTCCAAATACTCCTCAGTTAGCAATGATATCTGCGCAAAGTTATTGCACCGCCCACCTCCCGGGACCAAAACCACAACGAAGATAACGACAAAGACAGTCACCTCAACCTGCACAAAGCCGACGACCATAGTTGCCAAGCAAGGAACCTCGTTTGTTAGCGTGTCGGTAACAAAGACAAATGCCCAAATTGATACTGCAACAGCCACAGTGTCTGCAATAATTACTACCACTGCTGTATCCACTGAAACCAATACCGATACCATAACACAAACAATCACAGCCCCTGCGGAAACCGTTACAATGTGAGttgccatgtccatgtctGGCTAAGATATGGTCTTGTAATCTAGACACACTAACTAATGCTGCGGCTGGTTCTagtaccaccaccaccgctgcTTATGTGCAGAAGCGAAATAAACAGGATCCTTGCCTAGGCGAACTATTCCATGGGCTGCCTAAGGAGATTTCCGTTATCTTCGAAGGCGAAGCGATACAAGCTTGTGACTGCTTTTTGAAACCACCGGTTACAGTGACTGTAACCAGCACGAGTACTGCGCATGCTACGACCACTCTAACAGTAACAAAGTCTTCTACCATCCTCGCAACAACGGTGACCACCACTATCCCTAACACAATCACTATGCTGTCAACGTCAACTGCTACTGTTACTGCTTATGCAACTACTACGGTGACTGGTTCTACTACGATAACAGCAACAGGCGTTACAACTATTACAGTTACTCCACCCATCGCCACACAATACGTCTATGACACGGTTACCTATAGCCAAATCAGCCTCCCTTCCAACAACTGCATTTACAATGAATATTACAACTTTCCTACTGTTAACAACGACCCGACGAATAACTATCAGGCGGGAGTGCGAGAATGCGAAGATTTGTGTACTGCGGATGCCAACTGCCAATTCTGGTTCTTCCTTCATTATGATCCCAACAAGTCCAGAGGTTATGATGGATCCGCCTGCATCATGGATAACGAGCCATACAACCCAGCGTTCTTACAGTGCGGTTATGTCGACAACTATAACGTGGCGTATAACAAAAATCCTTCATCACAATAGGGCAATATCATGTGTACTTTAATAGCGGCTTTGCACTACAACTAATTATATATCGCGTTGGAAGAATTAGCGGACGTAATGTACGCCTCGTTCTTTTTCTAGATGGATAATTTCCTTTATTCAAAAAATTATTCGACTTGAAAAGATTATATACATTACCTACTGAACTTTACAACACTGAAAGTTGGTaaaagattgaagagatAAAATGGGTGAAACCTCTTATAAAGTTGTACATTGAAAGCACGACTTTGAAATTAAGCTGAATCATTTAACCTTAAAGAACACAGAGCAGCTAGTTTCTCCCGAAGGGCTCATTTTGACCCGACTTATTTGATCTGATCTACCACTGAGTTTATATCAATACGATCCCAAACGTCGGTAAACTTTCCATCCTTTAGTCGATAGAGAGTAAACTACGACGTAGTCACACGACGTCCCGTTGGTTGGATCCCCTGGAACTCGCCTTGATGAGTGCCAGTGACACTCAGATGAAGTGCCATATAGCCGTTTTCGATAGTCAGATGCCTGATAGTCCAGTGCCAGTCCGGAAATGCAGCGACCAGAGGCTTGAACTGCGCTGTGACTTCAGACGGGGACCAGGGTTTGTCATTGATGTTAATTGGCGATGTATAATACGCCTCCATTGCACTGAAGTTGTGCGCATTGCAGTGTTCAATGTAGGACAAGTACAGCGAGCGGTGCTCATCGTTTACTGCGATAGTTTGGGCAGCTGTAGAAGCTGAAACTGGATCTTGGCTGGCCATTGTAAGTGTAGATGTAAAGAGAGATAAGCTGCGTTCTTTGAAGTGTGTCCAATGCGGCTTGTGGGGAGATATCACTTGCATTTGCGCAGTGGTGAATGAAATATATATGCTTACACTCaaaagccaaagtcgaaTGGAGGCGAGGGTAGCAGTCTATGGTAGAATATCGATTCCGCGCATTATAAATCACAGTCGGCTCGTCGCTATTACAAGGTATTACAAAAGCGCTGAATAAAAGTTACATAAGCTCCAGCTTTGTTTTTAAGCATACTTTTCCGCCAAGATTATTTATATTCATCGTCTTTACTCATCTAGTATATACTGAGATTCATATATGCAAATGCCCATTCAATTCTCACGATTTGTTGTTGTCTTTACTCAGTCAAGGCACTGGGAGTAGTACTGGTTCAGCACTTTACAGGTGGCTGGGGGCGCACAAGCTGTAGGGCCTGCCCAACCAGTGCCTCCACACTGGCCATAGAGTGATTGTGTCCCACTGCCAGTTGGTGCTGACgatgttgctgatgctggcggccggcttgagctgctgccggGCGGCGGAGACGAGCCGCCTCCTAGAACAGGCGTGGTGTCCGTCTCTTGCATTCCGACACAGAGGCATTGTTGCCAGTCAGATGTAGCCTGGCCTGGGCAAGCGACTGGCTCGAAATCAACAACCACGTTGTCTCCAAATATCTCGTTCTGTGCCATAATGTCGAAGTGGTAGCTGTAGCCGTACTGGTTGGTGCCTCCGACTGTTGGGCACCACTGCGCGTTTCCATTGTTAGGACACAGGTTTGTGACCATTACAATGATGCTCTGGCCCGCAACGCCGCCCGTACCGCAGGAAGTGCAAGGCGGCTCTCCCGTCGAGGTCAAGTTGTAGCATTTGCCGCAGCCCGCGCCACACCACGAAGCACCGGCCGTGTCGTAGAGAGCCTGGGAACCGGCAGCTGTGTAAACTCCGCTGCTGATGCCAAGCTACCGGTGGGATGCAGATTAGAAACACAAGGACTAATACAGAGTGGTTGGCCTGGATGGGGCGAAGTCTCACCTGCCAGGAGAAAGCGGCGCCGCCATTCGcaccgccgcagccacaTGCGCCCTCTTGCCCGTCATAATAGCGCTAGATTTCTAGTTAGTTGTTGTTAGGCATGACTTATCAAGAGCGTACTTGCGGTGGTGGTAGCCTTATACGCGGCAGCAGAGCTCGCGATAAGAGAGCCgacaaaaagagaggccTTCATGTTCAATAGGTAGCTGAGACTGAATCGCAACGCTGACACAGGATGTATTAAAGTGTATGATATGGCAACATGCGGAATGGGCAACACAGCAAAAGGCcgtttaataatttatatagatGGATTGAAAACTAAGGGGTATGCACACCGCCGCTTTTCTAATTTCCCGAGCGTTCTGGCTCTGAGCGGTAATTCCTATATAGCATAATATTCCGGCTGCAACATACTTAGGGCTCGTTGTatcctttatatttatacacGGTTGAAAATGGTAATTATCTCTCATTGTTTTTGACTCAGTGTAAGAATATCTATAAGCTGTTGGAATAATCCAACTTAACATTGTTGAATATGCTGAGTGTCTACTGGATAGATTAGCGGTGTAAGGGCATTTCACCGCCAGGAACCGAGTCGTATGATAGCTATAACCCCTATGCACCGATTTGTATCTCACTGAGAGAATACGCAAAAGTAATTCGCATATGCTATGTTGAAGTCTATACATTTTCTCCTTGACTTGACTACAAATTGCAAAACAAATGTATATATCATTTATATATTGTAACTTACTACACTGTAACTTGCTCAATTATAGCTTCTTTTGCTTAGAGGATTTATGGAAATACGTCTTAGCCTGTAATCCTTAGCCTGTATTCGCCAGGCTGTATGGACTTTGCCGCGGCTGTATGCCCTCAGGCTATATAAGCCCCGGCTGTATATTTTGGCCATTGCATTTTTTAAGCGGGTTTACCAACTCGTATGTTGTATACATCGTAATGCATCTATCTTGTTGTCGCATAGGTCTATCATTACTAACCCATTCACAGTAGAAGAGCTCAACGCATAAAACAATAACTATTCAATTCTAACACTATCGTGTGGACCACTCTATAACTCACACCCCTGAGCAAAAAAGTACTACGACAAGCAGTGCTTATCTTTTGAACTAAATCTCTAGTATTGATGTGCAAACTCCGTCAAGAAACTCCCTAAGCTGTTTCAGATCATAAGAATCCGACCCAGATATCTCGAGAGACCAGTCATCTTTTGTGGGCTTAGCGATGATAAAAATGTCATTGGTCTGTACCAGTCCAGGCTTGGCAACGATATTGAGCTGCGGCCCGTGACCGGAGAAAAGAGCAGGGTTCTCATCGATGTTCTGAAACTGGACGATACAGTTGTATCGTCGTAAGCTTGGAGGCCAATCTGTGCAATCCTGTAGAAGGTTTTTAGACCCTGCAGCTTCATATGCAACACTGCGATGGCGTTGATTCTGGACCTGGCTGATGACATCTTTCAGCAATGTCCCTTGCTGGACCTTTGCTCTAATGGGAACTATGTTTAAGCATGGCCCCATGACATCTTTGAGCTCTGCGCTGAGGGATGAGCGGCCTGAAACAGTGAGCCCAAATACCACATCCATTGCGTGTGTAAATTTAGCTAGAGCATGTGCACATGCAGCGATGAACACCGTGGCGGAAGTCGTGCGATCAATTCTCCCTGGTGCTGGGATAGTCCTGCTCAGCCGCAGTGCCTTTCCCGTAGAATGTTCCAGGTTACGCGGTGTGGGCATTTGTAAAGGCTGGGACTTTTGGAGAAAATCCTTCCAAAATGGGAATGACTTTTCTTCCAGGTATTGGATATGCTTGATGTATCGCGAAAACTGTGGAACTGACGGTGGCAGTTGATGGGACAAGAGAGCGGAGAGAGTGGTTAACAGCGGACCAAGACTCAGTCCATCGTATTGTGCGTGGGCTATTCTTATTGTCAGTCGCACGGGACCCTGATACGATCTCTGGATGTGAAACATGGTAAACGGGTTTCCGAGTTGCAACGGCTGCGAGAGTATTCTCGAATGAAGTTGTGAAGATTCGAGATCTCGCTCCATTGGATGAATACACACAGGGACTTCTATCGCGTCCGAAATGACGTGGAAGAAAGCGCCCTCGTATTGAATAAAGATGGCGCGGAGAATATCGAATTTCTCCCACAGTATTGAACACGCCGTGACCAGCTCCACGTCTGTCATATCGCTGGAGAAGTCAAAGTACATCGCTGCACAGCTCAGAGGGTTTTTTCGCATTGCCATTTCAATGAAATCGGCTTGGACAGTAGTGACAGGATACACATCAGTAAACGATATGATATCGGGGCCCAAAAGTTTCGGCACCGTTTCTAGAAGGGAACTGATGGAAAGtgagctgccaagaagagaaaatggcAACGTAGCTGTATCATCAATAAGACTTTGaccatcctcttcatccgaaCTTTCCAAGTGAATGAGCTCAGAGAGGCTTGATGATGTTAGGATGTCTGCAATAGTAAGCGACAGGCCCTGTTCTCGCGCCGCAACCACCAGCCTCATTGCCTGGATAGAATCACCGCCGACCGTATAAAAGCTGTCATCGAGGTATATGCTGGATGCATCAATATCTAGAATCGATGCCCATAGGTATTGCATTTGCTTTTCTACAGCTGTGACAGGCAGACGCTGTTGTTGGCTCCTCTTCGGATCAAGCGCTGCCAGCTCTTCCGCTGTAAGGGCACCGCCGATTGTTTTGAGTGTCTTGCGGTCAATTTTGCCTGTTACTGTCGTAGGGATGGTAGCAAGAGGTATAAAGACTGAAGGGACCATATACGACGGGACTATTTTGGCCAGCCTCTGCCTTATTTGGCTTGCTATATCGGCAACTCGTGCTTGCGGCTGATCAATCCCGGGCATGCTGATGAACATTGCTAACATAGCGCTACCTCCACGTGGATTTATGATCTCAGCGACAACTCGCACCTCTTGATCTTGGGGAAGCAGTTGTTGTACATGATACTCAACCTCACCAAGTTCCAGCCGCTGGCCGTGAATTTTTGCTTGTGAGTCTTTGCGGCCAACAAAAGTTAGGGCGCCGTCCGTCTGATAGCGTACTATATCTCCTGTTTTGTAAAGGCGCCCCCTTCGGCCGGATATTCCCAATTCTGGTATCCCCTGGAGCAGCCAAGACGGATCATGAACAAACGCAGCTGAAGTGCGTTCTTCGTCATTGAGATAACCTTGACCAACCAATGGGCCTTCTAACCATAACTCTCCTTCAACCCCGATAGGCACGAGATAGTTGCCGTTGCTTGGATCAACCACCCAAGTTCTTTGCCCAACACCTTTGCCGATTGAAACAGCGGAGCCTGAGCTGAACTGGCCAACATTGGCTGCTGTCGCACAAATAGAACACTCTGAGGGACCATAAGCGTTCAATAGCATAGGTATCTCTTTGAAGCGGCTGACATCCGATGGGGACATTGCTTCGCCAGCTAATAACAAGACTTCTAGGCCTGACATCGCCGTTGGATCTACCGTCCGAGCAACTGAAGGTGTCAACGAGACGTGCGAAATTTGATAGCGGCGGAAGCAGCCGGCCAAATCGTTTCGCATTTCTGTCTGAGAGCCTACACAAAGACAGCCTCCATTGCAAAGAGCAAACAGTATACAAGACCACGACATGTCGAACGCATAAGACGCAAAATCTAGGACTCGGCTTGTCGGGCTAAAGCCCAGGCGTCCCGTCTGATGATGTATTGCACTAGCGAAATTCTGATGCGATACTGTAGCTCCCTTGGGCGTACCGGTGCTGCCTGACGTATATACGACATAAAGTAGATCCGTTGGTTTTGCTTTCGTCACTGGGTGCGGCAGCTGAAGGTCGTTTGTGGGAATGCCGTTGGTAAGGATGTCTTCGAAAAATCTTGTGACGTCGAGGAGTT encodes:
- a CDS encoding uncharacterized protein (antiSMASH:Cluster_2.6~SECRETED:SignalP(1-29)) — its product is MSFKMHSPGKAFVLGVLFSLLSLCFTANALNIPPADSVEKRTSGCNACARRDVAAVIKTFSKYSSVSNDICAKLLHRPPPGTKTTTKITTKTVTSTCTKPTTIVAKQGTSFVSVSVTKTNAQIDTATATVSAIITTTAVSTETNTDTITQTITAPAETVTITTTTAAYVQKRNKQDPCLGELFHGLPKEISVIFEGEAIQACDCFLKPPVTVTVTSTSTAHATTTLTVTKSSTILATTVTTTIPNTITMLSTSTATVTAYATTTVTGSTTITATGVTTITVTPPIATQYVYDTVTYSQISLPSNNCIYNEYYNFPTVNNDPTNNYQAGVRECEDLCTADANCQFWFFLHYDPNKSRGYDGSACIMDNEPYNPAFLQCGYVDNYNVAYNKNPSSQ
- a CDS encoding uncharacterized protein (CAZy:GH45~SECRETED:SignalP(1-17)~antiSMASH:Cluster_2.6) — encoded protein: MKASLFVGSLIASSAAAYKATTTRYYDGQEGACGCGGANGGAAFSWQLGISSGVYTAAGSQALYDTAGASWCGAGCGKCYNLTSTGEPPCTSCGTGGVAGQSIIVMVTNLCPNNGNAQWCPTVGGTNQYGYSYHFDIMAQNEIFGDNVVVDFEPVACPGQATSDWQQCLCVGMQETDTTPVLGGGSSPPPGSSSSRPPASATSSAPTGSGTQSLYGQCGGTGWAGPTACAPPATCKVLNQYYSQCLD
- a CDS encoding uncharacterized protein (EggNog:ENOG41~antiSMASH:Cluster_2.6) — its product is MASITLYDIAHKPPVEESCCSPNPWKSRLALNFKGVQYSTSWVAMPDISKVRQSLGQPASRKFADGTDFYTLPVIQDPATKATVGDSFDIALYLQRTYPDSGGGDLFPAQTLDYTFMSSYEIPIPLSKRDDGGFPEYARFNINVDAAFSAHVQLMVEGMPYDPATFEQTKAEFVRRAGVSCWEDFILTKEAREKLMGSFENTLGDLAKLFLANVDGPFLLGQQVSYADLIVGAWLRMAQMTLPKHEWEEVRRWHGGIFGQLHDALDKFAEIK
- a CDS encoding uncharacterized protein (antiSMASH:Cluster_2.6~CAZy:GH75) translates to MRSSILFAAATAGTGSLAYTIPANLQAIYNAHKAGTCATPLSGTSSSGAVFCGDIPNAIFLKGSNGNYDNMDVDCDGSDDKAGDCSNDPTGYGETAFKDTVQSYGISDLNANIHPYVVFNEPPFFNAEQHGMKPLSVMAVVCNNQVWYGIWGDTNTEPTTGEAAISLAQLCFPNEGLNGDFGHGTKDVLYIGFLGDEAVPGKNGANWKASNVSQFEASIKSLGDSLVQSLGTSSGGGSGGGGSGTCSWEGHCIGASCGTDDDCSDDFVCSNGKCAAE
- a CDS encoding uncharacterized protein (EggNog:ENOG41~antiSMASH:Cluster_2.6) gives rise to the protein MASQDPVSASTAAQTIAVNDEHRSLYLSYIEHCNAHNFSAMEAYYTSPININDKPWSPSEVTAQFKPLVAAFPDWHWTIRHLTIENGYMALHLSVTGTHQGEFQGIQPTGRRVTTS